The Deltaproteobacteria bacterium DNA window CGTTGGGGTAGAGCTTGCGCGTGATGAAGTACTCGTCCTCCAGGGCGATGCGCTCGAGCTCCAGGGCGATGTCCAGCAGCGGATTGCGCCCGGTGACCTCGAATACCTGGTCCGCGATCTTCTTGATGACCTTGGCCCGCGGGTCATAGTTCTTGTAGACGCGATGCCCGAAGCCCATCAGGCGCCCTTCCCCCGCCTTCACACCCTTGATGAAGGCCGGCACCTTGTCCTTGGAGCCGATCTCTTCCAGCATGCGCAGCACCATCTCGTTGGCGCCGCCGTGAAGTGGTCCGTAGAGGGCGGCGGCGGCCCCGGCCAGCGCCGAGTAGGGGTCGGTCTGGGAGCTGCCGACGTTGCGCATGGCGTTGGTGCTGCAGTTCTGCTCGTGGTCCGCGTGCAGGATGAAGAGCACGTCCAGCGCCTTCTCCAGCACCGGATTGGGTGAATACTTGAGCTCGGTCATCTTGTACAGCATGTTGAGGAAGTTGCCGGTGTAGCTGAGGTCGTTGTCCGGGTAGGCGTAGGGCAGCCCCATGGCGTGGCGGTAGACGAAGGCCGCCACGGTGGGAATCTTGCCCATCAGGCGATAGATCTGCTTGCGCCGGGACTCAGGGGCGAAGATGTTCTTGGAGTCGGGGTAGAAGGTCGACAGCGCGGCGATGGAGCTCACCAGCGTCCCCATGGGGTGGGCGTCGTACTTGAAGCCGTCGATGAACTTCTTGATGTTCTCGTGCAGCAGCGTGTGGTGGTTGATGTTCCAGCTCCAGTCATCCAGCTCCGCCGCGCTGGGAAGCTCGCCGTGGAAGATCAGGTAGGTGGTCTCCAGGTAGGTGCTGCCCTCGGCCAACTGCTCGATGGGGTACCCGCGGTAGCGCAGGATGCCGGCCTCGCCGTCGATGTAGGTGATGTGGCTGTGGCAGGATGCCGTATTGAGGAAGCCCGGGTCATAGCTCATGAGGCCGAAATCGTCTTCGGATGCCTTGATCTGGCGCAGCTCGAACGCATTGATGGCGCCGTTCTGGATCGGAATCTCGTAGGTTTTTCCCGTCCGGTTGTCCGTTACGGATAAGTTGTCAGGCATGCCTCTTTCCTCTCTTCGCGATTTTGAAAGTAGGACTCTTAGAACATCCCCGGTAAGCGGTCAACCCATTTTTGACGGTCCTTCCGCTTGACATTTCGTGCCGAATTCGTTCTCGGAATAGCGCCGGTGAAGCCCCCTTCCGCGCCCGTCTTCGGCCCGCTTCACGCGCCCGTCAGGCGCATGCCGCCGTCCACCGGAAGGATCGCGGCGGTGACGTGTGAGGCGGCGTCCGAGGCGAGGTAGAGGGCCGCCCGGGCCACGTCCTCGGGCTCGCCGATGCGCCCGAGCGGCACCCGGGTGGCGTAGCGCGCCAGCTTCTCCGGAGTCGAGGTGTCCACCATGGGAGTCCGGTTGGGGCCGGGGCAGATACAGTTCACGCGGATGTTCTGGCGCGCGTGGTCCTCGGCCATGGCTTCGGTCAGGCGCACCATCCCGCCCTTGGACGCGCAGTAGGCGGCGCGCCCGGCCTGCCCCATCATGCCCGAACGGGCGGCGATGGTGATGATGGCGCCGCCGCCGCGCCCGGCCATCTCGGGGATGGCGTGGCGGCACACGTTGAAGACCCCCTTGAGGTTGGTGTCCAGGGTGCGGTCCCACTCCTCCTCGGTGATCTCCGTCACCGCGCCGTTGGTGCGCACGCCTGCGCTGTGGACGACGATGTCGAGGCCGCCGTAGCGGTCCACGGTGGCGGCCACCACCTCCTTCATCTCGTCCGAGGACCTGACGTCCGCGGGCGTGAACATGGCCGTGCCGCCCGCCGCGCCG harbors:
- a CDS encoding SDR family NAD(P)-dependent oxidoreductase, producing the protein MAQLEGKVALVTGFGSGLGRAIAVCFAREGCAVAGTSTTSSKGEETLSLIGAAGGTAMFTPADVRSSDEMKEVVAATVDRYGGLDIVVHSAGVRTNGAVTEITEEEWDRTLDTNLKGVFNVCRHAIPEMAGRGGGAIITIAARSGMMGQAGRAAYCASKGGMVRLTEAMAEDHARQNIRVNCICPGPNRTPMVDTSTPEKLARYATRVPLGRIGEPEDVARAALYLASDAASHVTAAILPVDGGMRLTGA
- a CDS encoding citrate synthase, whose protein sequence is MPDNLSVTDNRTGKTYEIPIQNGAINAFELRQIKASEDDFGLMSYDPGFLNTASCHSHITYIDGEAGILRYRGYPIEQLAEGSTYLETTYLIFHGELPSAAELDDWSWNINHHTLLHENIKKFIDGFKYDAHPMGTLVSSIAALSTFYPDSKNIFAPESRRKQIYRLMGKIPTVAAFVYRHAMGLPYAYPDNDLSYTGNFLNMLYKMTELKYSPNPVLEKALDVLFILHADHEQNCSTNAMRNVGSSQTDPYSALAGAAAALYGPLHGGANEMVLRMLEEIGSKDKVPAFIKGVKAGEGRLMGFGHRVYKNYDPRAKVIKKIADQVFEVTGRNPLLDIALELERIALEDEYFITRKLYPNVDFYSGLIYQSMGLPVSMFPVLFAIARTSGWLAQWEEMLVDPEQKLARPRQLYLGQEIRDYVPMDRRKAA